The DNA segment AAGGCACCGTTTTTCCCATCTGAATGAACGTAAGCAACCACTACCCCTTCTGCTGTCTCTTGGTCCGAACGCTTCTCTGCTCGCATAGCTACTCTCTCCTCTAGAAGTTCTTTTGCCTTCTCGAAATCACCCCCAGCATCTTCCAAGGCTTTT comes from the Patescibacteria group bacterium genome and includes:
- the tsf gene encoding elongation factor Ts (EF-Ts; functions during elongation stage of protein translation; forms a dimer; associates with EF-Tu-GDP complex and promotes exchange of GDP to GTP resulting in regeneration of the active form of EF-Tu), which encodes MSGIDIKQVKRLREETGVGIMASKKALEDAGGDFEKAKELLEERVAMRAEKRSDQETAEGVVVAYVHSDGKNGA